In one window of Qipengyuania profundimaris DNA:
- the recG gene encoding ATP-dependent DNA helicase RecG produces MRPDVLNPLFAETETLDGVGPKLKKPLGRLGLTRIRDLDYHLPERFVTRRAVGNIDEAGEGEQIVVKLTVTEHRASRSPRAPYRVLAQDAIGNILALTYFGRASYTAKKQLPVSETRWVAGRLERFGDMLQIVHPDHVLEEGGESLQRLCEPVYRLSEGLTQPKVAGLVEQALERTPELPEWIDASQLDKEEWPAWRDALVLAHKGENKAARDRLAYDELLANSLALMLVRADNRKRRGQALQGDGSYRGRLELSFPLTGAQKRSIAEIEGDMAQEAPMLRLLQGDVGAGKTVVALEAMLIAVEAGAQAALLAPTEILARQHYESLRRMAEPTGAHVALLTGRDKGRAREATLMGLLDGSVDIVVGTHAIFQDKVAYRNLAMVVIDEQHRFGVGQRLMLASKGKRAPHVLAMTATPIPRTLTLAQYGELDVSKLDELPPGRQAIDTVVMGQDKIGPLVDRLTAQIAEGRQAYWVCPMVRELDRPEEIAAAEARYSALKERFGKDVVLVHGQLAPEIKDAAMERFASGDAKLLVATTVIEVGVDVPNATLMVIEQAERFGLAQLHQLRGRVGRGSEKSFCVLLHGENLSETAQERLKLMRQTQDGFLLAEEDLRLRGGGELLGTRQSGDTPFTVASLDQITQLLPKAYDDARLLMERDGGLEGKRGEAARVLLYLFERDYGVRTLRGG; encoded by the coding sequence ATGCGCCCCGATGTCCTCAATCCGCTGTTTGCCGAAACGGAAACGCTCGACGGCGTCGGGCCGAAGCTGAAGAAACCGCTTGGGCGCCTCGGCCTCACGCGAATACGCGATCTCGATTATCACCTACCCGAACGCTTCGTGACCCGCCGCGCAGTCGGCAACATCGACGAGGCCGGCGAGGGCGAGCAGATCGTCGTCAAGCTGACTGTCACTGAACATCGCGCCAGCCGCAGTCCGCGCGCGCCCTACCGGGTGCTGGCACAGGATGCGATCGGTAATATCCTCGCGCTGACGTATTTCGGGCGCGCGTCCTACACTGCGAAAAAGCAGCTACCGGTTAGCGAGACGCGCTGGGTGGCAGGCAGGCTGGAACGCTTCGGCGACATGCTGCAGATCGTCCATCCGGACCATGTTTTGGAAGAAGGCGGCGAGAGCCTCCAGCGCCTGTGCGAGCCGGTCTATCGCCTCTCCGAAGGCCTCACTCAGCCGAAGGTCGCGGGGCTGGTCGAGCAAGCGCTGGAGCGTACGCCTGAACTGCCCGAATGGATCGACGCTTCGCAGCTCGACAAGGAAGAGTGGCCCGCGTGGCGCGATGCGCTGGTACTGGCCCACAAGGGCGAGAACAAAGCCGCGCGCGACAGGCTCGCCTATGATGAGCTGCTCGCCAACAGCTTGGCTCTAATGCTGGTGCGCGCAGACAATCGCAAGCGGCGCGGCCAGGCGCTGCAAGGCGACGGCAGCTATCGTGGACGGCTCGAACTTTCGTTCCCTTTGACTGGCGCGCAAAAGCGTTCGATTGCCGAGATCGAGGGCGACATGGCGCAGGAGGCGCCCATGCTGCGGCTGCTGCAAGGCGATGTCGGTGCGGGCAAAACGGTGGTCGCGCTGGAAGCCATGCTGATTGCGGTGGAGGCGGGCGCGCAAGCCGCGCTGCTGGCCCCGACCGAAATCCTCGCAAGACAGCACTACGAGAGCCTGCGCCGGATGGCCGAACCTACCGGCGCGCATGTCGCGCTGCTGACCGGGCGCGACAAGGGCAGGGCGCGCGAGGCGACGCTGATGGGTTTGCTCGACGGTAGTGTTGACATCGTGGTCGGCACCCATGCGATCTTTCAGGACAAGGTCGCCTATCGCAATCTCGCCATGGTCGTGATCGACGAGCAGCATCGGTTCGGGGTCGGCCAGCGGCTCATGCTTGCCAGCAAGGGCAAGCGCGCTCCGCATGTGTTGGCAATGACCGCCACGCCGATCCCGCGCACGCTGACGCTGGCGCAATATGGCGAGCTCGATGTCAGCAAGCTCGACGAACTGCCGCCGGGCCGACAGGCGATCGATACCGTCGTGATGGGGCAGGACAAGATCGGCCCGCTGGTCGATCGTCTCACCGCCCAGATTGCGGAAGGGCGGCAGGCCTACTGGGTGTGCCCCATGGTCCGCGAACTGGACCGGCCCGAGGAAATCGCGGCCGCCGAAGCGCGCTATTCTGCGCTTAAGGAGCGGTTCGGCAAGGATGTCGTCTTGGTGCACGGCCAACTCGCGCCCGAGATTAAAGATGCGGCAATGGAGCGGTTCGCCAGCGGCGATGCGAAGCTGTTGGTGGCGACGACCGTTATCGAAGTCGGCGTGGACGTGCCCAATGCGACGCTGATGGTGATCGAACAGGCCGAGCGCTTCGGTCTCGCGCAGCTTCACCAGTTGCGTGGACGCGTGGGGCGGGGCAGCGAGAAGAGCTTCTGCGTCTTGCTGCATGGCGAGAACCTGTCCGAGACCGCTCAGGAACGGCTGAAACTGATGCGCCAGACGCAGGACGGTTTCCTGCTTGCGGAAGAAGATCTGCGCCTGCGCGGCGGCGGGGAATTGCTCGGCACGCGGCAATCGGGCGACACACCTTTCACCGTCGCCAGCCTCGACCAGATCACCCAGCTACTGCCGAAGGCCTATGACGATGCGCGGCTTCTCATGGAGCGGGACGGCGGTCTCGAAGGCAAGCGAGGCGAAGCGGCAAGAGTGCTGCTCTATCTCTTCGAACGGGACTACGGCGTGAGGACGCTTCGGGGCGGCTAG
- a CDS encoding fructosamine kinase family protein — protein sequence MTTDREPVEQITSSAIAEQTPLPGGDISGASLATLTDGRRVVIKRGPMVEAEGRMLRAMAETGAPVPAVHGWRSHCLVMENIESGAIDAHDRWQALAETLLCLTGSYDEAFGWDEDYALKHVEVPNSRSGNWADFWRDNRLLCHLPHLDAEVAKRVVALAERLHDLLPSAPAPALVHGDLWGGNIVHANDGRAVLIDPCAYIGHREVDAASLTMFDNPPSAFFDALQLDHGWQGRQPIYRLWMWLVHVRLFGASYRSAVTRELDLLGF from the coding sequence TTGACGACCGATCGAGAGCCAGTCGAGCAGATTACCAGCAGTGCAATCGCCGAACAGACGCCCCTGCCCGGCGGCGACATCTCCGGCGCGAGCCTCGCGACTCTCACCGATGGCCGCAGGGTCGTGATCAAACGCGGTCCGATGGTCGAGGCCGAAGGGCGCATGCTCCGCGCCATGGCAGAAACCGGCGCGCCGGTCCCGGCGGTACACGGATGGCGATCGCATTGCCTGGTCATGGAAAACATTGAGAGCGGCGCAATCGATGCTCACGATCGCTGGCAAGCACTTGCCGAGACCCTGCTTTGCCTGACTGGTAGCTACGATGAAGCATTCGGTTGGGACGAGGATTACGCGCTCAAACATGTCGAGGTGCCGAACTCTCGTTCCGGCAACTGGGCGGATTTCTGGCGCGACAATCGGTTGCTCTGCCACCTGCCGCATCTCGATGCGGAGGTGGCCAAACGCGTAGTGGCGCTCGCTGAGCGATTGCACGACCTTCTTCCGTCTGCACCCGCTCCCGCACTTGTCCACGGCGATTTGTGGGGCGGCAACATCGTCCACGCAAACGATGGCCGCGCCGTCCTGATCGACCCTTGCGCCTATATCGGCCACCGCGAAGTCGATGCGGCCTCGCTCACCATGTTCGACAATCCGCCGTCCGCGTTCTTCGATGCTCTGCAGCTAGATCACGGTTGGCAGGGGCGCCAGCCGATCTATCGCCTGTGGATGTGGCTGGTCCACGTTCGGCTATTCGGTGCAAGCTATCGCAGCGCCGTCACGCGCGAACTGGATTTGCTCGGCTTCTAG
- the thyA gene encoding thymidylate synthase, whose amino-acid sequence MADFRDRAGGVENAHYEQQYLDLMQRIWREGDERRDRTGIGTRSVFGASLRFDMADGAMPLLTTKRVYWKTATREMLWFLTGDTNIRPLVLQGVKIWNEWPHARYVKEAGEDIALDEFVQRIAEDETFAQRWGDLGPVYGKQWVDWPTYRYRKDGLFEPGEGINQVAEVVESLRSNPGSRRHIIEGWNVAELDRMALPPCHKTYQFHVAGDRLNCLLYQRSCDVALGLPFNLWSAALLARMIAQQVDLEPGELVWMGGDTHLYLNHQHLIEEQLSREPRGHPTLAIKRRPPTIFDYRIEDFEVRDYTPQGPIKAPVAV is encoded by the coding sequence TTGGCCGATTTTCGGGATAGAGCCGGTGGTGTGGAAAACGCACATTACGAACAGCAATATCTCGACCTGATGCAGCGCATCTGGCGCGAAGGCGACGAGCGGCGCGATCGCACGGGTATCGGCACGCGATCGGTCTTTGGCGCGAGTCTGCGATTCGACATGGCGGATGGAGCGATGCCGCTGCTGACCACCAAGCGGGTCTACTGGAAAACGGCCACCCGCGAGATGCTGTGGTTCCTCACCGGCGACACCAATATCCGCCCGCTCGTGCTGCAAGGCGTCAAGATCTGGAACGAGTGGCCCCATGCGCGCTACGTCAAGGAGGCCGGCGAGGACATCGCGCTCGACGAGTTCGTGCAGCGGATTGCCGAGGACGAGACTTTTGCGCAGCGCTGGGGCGATCTTGGTCCGGTCTATGGCAAGCAATGGGTCGACTGGCCGACCTATCGCTATCGCAAGGACGGGCTGTTCGAGCCGGGTGAGGGCATCAACCAGGTTGCCGAAGTGGTCGAATCGCTCCGCAGCAACCCCGGCAGCAGGCGCCACATCATCGAGGGCTGGAACGTCGCGGAGCTCGACCGGATGGCTTTGCCGCCGTGCCACAAGACCTACCAGTTCCATGTCGCGGGCGACCGGCTGAATTGCCTGCTCTACCAGCGCAGCTGCGATGTCGCGCTCGGCTTGCCGTTCAACCTGTGGTCGGCAGCGCTGCTGGCGCGCATGATCGCCCAGCAGGTCGATCTCGAACCGGGTGAGCTGGTATGGATGGGCGGCGATACGCACCTCTATCTCAATCACCAGCACCTGATCGAGGAGCAGCTCTCGCGGGAACCTCGCGGGCATCCGACGCTTGCCATAAAGCGGCGTCCGCCGACGATCTTCGACTATCGCATTGAGGATTTCGAGGTTCGCGACTACACGCCGCAAGGGCCCATCAAGGCGCCCGTCGCCGTGTGA
- a CDS encoding succinate dehydrogenase assembly factor 2 produces the protein MPEMLTFDGRKQRAKFRAWHRGTREADYMIGGFFDRYSADWSEEELAWFEMLLEEDDVDVMAWALKTQPTPPRFQGELMEAMQELDYVDIPR, from the coding sequence ATGCCCGAGATGCTCACCTTCGATGGCCGCAAGCAGCGCGCGAAGTTTCGCGCCTGGCACCGCGGCACGCGCGAGGCCGATTACATGATCGGCGGCTTTTTCGATCGCTACAGCGCGGACTGGTCCGAAGAAGAGCTCGCATGGTTCGAAATGCTGCTCGAGGAAGACGATGTGGACGTCATGGCTTGGGCGCTAAAGACCCAGCCCACCCCGCCGCGCTTCCAGGGCGAGTTGATGGAAGCGATGCAGGAACTCGATTACGTCGACATTCCGCGTTGA
- a CDS encoding Entericidin EcnA/B family protein, with protein MLRKFAVVALVAAGAMSLSACNTVRGLGQDIQSVADAGDRVT; from the coding sequence ATGCTTCGCAAATTCGCCGTAGTCGCCCTGGTCGCCGCAGGTGCGATGTCTTTATCGGCCTGCAATACGGTGCGCGGGCTTGGCCAGGACATCCAATCGGTTGCAGACGCCGGAGACCGCGTCACCTGA
- a CDS encoding low molecular weight protein-tyrosine-phosphatase, producing the protein MANTKVLFVCLGNICRSPLAEAAFRKAAEEAGLEVEVDSAGTADYHVGEPPDPRSIEEAQRQGIDIRAFRGRQLAAEDFHEFDFILGMDKSNMQNIAQRDPGDGKAKVAMLLDLVPGQNGREVGDPYYGGADGFRQTWAEVQAGANALVAVLIDRNG; encoded by the coding sequence ATGGCCAACACCAAAGTCCTTTTCGTCTGTCTCGGAAATATCTGCCGATCCCCCCTCGCCGAAGCGGCTTTTCGCAAGGCCGCAGAGGAAGCGGGTCTCGAAGTCGAGGTCGATAGCGCCGGGACTGCCGATTACCATGTCGGCGAGCCGCCCGATCCGCGGAGCATTGAGGAGGCGCAGCGCCAAGGAATCGACATTCGCGCCTTTCGCGGACGCCAGCTGGCAGCGGAAGACTTCCACGAGTTCGATTTCATCCTCGGCATGGACAAGTCGAACATGCAGAACATCGCGCAGCGCGATCCCGGCGATGGCAAGGCGAAGGTGGCGATGCTGCTCGATCTCGTGCCCGGCCAGAACGGCAGGGAGGTCGGCGATCCCTATTACGGCGGGGCCGACGGGTTCCGGCAGACTTGGGCCGAGGTGCAAGCTGGAGCAAACGCATTGGTCGCTGTGCTGATCGATCGGAATGGCTGA
- a CDS encoding 3-methyl-2-oxobutanoate dehydrogenase (2-methylpropanoyl-transferring) subunit alpha — MADRPTGAGQGDNRPKLSLHVPEPKFRPGDAVDFSHLQVPEAGTAIRPDETCDPKDMHELAYGLVRVLGEDNKAHGAWDPKLDPETLRKMLGHMAMTRAFDERMFRGQRQGKTSFYMKCTGEEATSVSASMALAADDMVFPSYRQQGILIQRGYPMIEMINQIYSNKGDKLKGRQLPIMYSSREHSFFTISGNLATQTPQAVGWAMASAIKGDSRIAATWVGEGSTAEGDFHSACTFATVYNAPVILNVINNQWAISSFSGFAGAERTTFAARALGYGLAGLRVDGNDALACYAAEQWAANRARANAGPTLIEFFTYRAEGHSTSDDPTGYRSAQERTEWPLGDPVTRLKDHLVALGEWDEERQEKMDLEAAEHVKKTTKEAEANGILGHGLHHPFRTMFEDVFEELPWHLKEQAEQAIHERETKFPEGLPNGGKGA; from the coding sequence ATGGCCGACAGGCCCACCGGAGCCGGACAGGGCGATAATCGTCCCAAGCTGTCGCTCCACGTACCCGAACCCAAGTTCCGGCCCGGCGACGCGGTCGATTTCTCGCATTTGCAGGTGCCCGAGGCCGGCACGGCGATACGTCCCGACGAAACCTGCGACCCGAAGGACATGCACGAGCTCGCCTACGGTCTCGTCCGTGTGCTGGGCGAGGATAACAAGGCGCACGGTGCCTGGGATCCGAAACTCGATCCCGAAACCCTGCGCAAGATGCTGGGCCATATGGCCATGACCCGGGCCTTCGACGAGCGCATGTTTCGCGGGCAGCGGCAGGGCAAGACCAGCTTCTACATGAAATGCACCGGCGAAGAGGCCACCAGCGTGTCTGCCTCCATGGCACTGGCGGCGGACGACATGGTCTTCCCGAGCTATCGCCAGCAGGGCATCCTGATCCAGCGCGGCTATCCGATGATCGAGATGATCAACCAGATCTACTCGAACAAGGGCGACAAGCTGAAGGGCCGCCAGCTGCCGATCATGTATTCGAGCCGCGAGCACAGCTTCTTCACCATAAGCGGCAATCTCGCCACGCAGACTCCGCAGGCCGTGGGGTGGGCGATGGCAAGCGCGATCAAGGGCGACAGCCGGATTGCCGCAACCTGGGTGGGCGAGGGCAGCACGGCGGAGGGCGATTTCCACTCGGCCTGCACCTTCGCGACCGTCTACAATGCGCCGGTCATTCTCAACGTCATCAACAATCAGTGGGCGATTAGCAGCTTCAGCGGCTTTGCCGGAGCCGAGCGCACCACATTCGCAGCACGCGCGCTAGGGTATGGCCTTGCCGGTCTGCGCGTCGATGGCAACGATGCGCTGGCCTGCTATGCCGCCGAGCAGTGGGCGGCCAACCGTGCCCGCGCCAATGCTGGCCCCACCCTGATCGAATTCTTCACGTATCGCGCGGAAGGCCATTCTACCTCCGACGATCCGACCGGCTATCGCAGCGCGCAGGAACGCACCGAATGGCCCCTCGGCGATCCGGTTACGCGTCTCAAGGATCACCTCGTCGCGCTCGGAGAGTGGGACGAGGAGCGGCAGGAGAAGATGGACCTCGAAGCGGCCGAGCACGTCAAGAAAACGACGAAGGAAGCCGAAGCCAACGGCATCCTCGGCCATGGCCTCCATCACCCGTTCCGGACCATGTTCGAGGATGTGTTCGAAGAGCTGCCCTGGCATCTCAAGGAGCAGGCCGAACAGGCGATCCACGAGCGCGAGACCAAATTCCCCGAAGGGCTCCCGAACGGAGGGAAGGGCGCATGA
- a CDS encoding GGDEF domain-containing protein, translating into MWLIRHFARRSRGSDWRAYFLIGCVAILALLLAGASWSAQRSASERSANEARQTQTLEVLLETDRLRTAALQQIRGERGYLLTDDPLFLQPYRTGVRDAQDARTRLAQLIANNPAQTRRLAAMEEQFERLNAVFSAMIEQQETGRNAEAIFYIRQGADRRAIEAILAGLSEIERAERELLREQTSLAQRRARENELYQYGLTGIGALLLILATVATFYIRRAVDAEAQARRELQRFAATDALTGLPNRRSFMEALGRALERAANDPSRKLCVAIFDIDHFKRINDRFGHPAGDEVIREVGVRADDSLRTRDFVGRIGGEEFAIILPKADIEGAKTVCERLRLAIDGKPVRHGDAIIPFTISVGVAEFQSDDDIDHIMARADEALYEAKTGGRNQVRVAA; encoded by the coding sequence ATGTGGCTGATCAGGCATTTCGCGCGGCGATCGCGCGGATCGGACTGGCGCGCTTATTTCCTCATCGGATGCGTTGCCATCCTCGCCCTGCTATTGGCAGGAGCAAGCTGGAGCGCCCAGCGTTCGGCCAGTGAGCGTTCGGCCAACGAAGCCCGCCAGACGCAAACCCTGGAAGTGCTGCTCGAAACCGACCGGCTCCGCACCGCCGCCTTGCAGCAGATACGCGGCGAGCGCGGCTATTTGCTGACCGACGATCCGCTGTTCCTGCAGCCATATCGTACTGGCGTGAGAGATGCGCAGGATGCGCGGACGCGATTGGCGCAACTCATCGCAAACAACCCTGCGCAGACCAGGCGCCTTGCAGCCATGGAAGAGCAGTTCGAACGCCTAAACGCCGTATTTTCTGCCATGATCGAACAGCAAGAGACCGGCCGGAACGCCGAAGCGATCTTTTATATCCGCCAAGGTGCCGATCGACGGGCGATCGAGGCGATACTTGCTGGCCTCTCGGAGATCGAACGTGCCGAGCGCGAGTTGCTGCGTGAACAGACCTCCCTCGCCCAGCGCCGAGCACGCGAGAATGAACTCTATCAATACGGGCTGACCGGGATCGGCGCCCTTTTGCTGATCCTGGCAACGGTTGCCACGTTCTACATCCGCCGGGCCGTCGACGCCGAAGCGCAAGCGCGCCGTGAACTTCAACGGTTCGCCGCGACCGATGCGCTGACCGGACTGCCAAACCGGCGTAGTTTTATGGAAGCGCTAGGTCGAGCGCTCGAGCGTGCAGCAAACGATCCTTCCCGAAAGTTATGTGTCGCGATTTTCGATATCGATCACTTCAAGCGGATCAACGATCGTTTCGGTCATCCGGCCGGAGACGAGGTTATTCGCGAAGTCGGGGTCCGCGCCGACGACTCCCTACGAACGCGCGATTTCGTGGGCCGGATCGGCGGAGAGGAATTCGCAATCATCTTGCCCAAGGCAGATATCGAGGGGGCGAAGACTGTCTGCGAGCGCTTGCGCCTCGCCATCGACGGCAAACCGGTGCGCCATGGCGACGCGATTATCCCGTTCACGATCAGCGTGGGCGTAGCCGAATTCCAGTCCGACGACGACATCGACCATATCATGGCCCGCGCCGACGAAGCGCTCTACGAAGCCAAGACCGGCGGTCGCAATCAGGTCCGCGTCGCAGCCTGA
- a CDS encoding ABC1 kinase family protein has translation MADDTEDPRDRHRSVPSSRAGRLAGFTRLAGGVAGGMLSEGARRLAAGERPRIDQLILTPGNAMRLADRLSHLRGAAMKLGQMISMDAGDFLPPELAEILARLRERADFMPPRQLDKVLSAEWGKDWRRQFRRFEPRPIAAASIGQVHRALTPDGRSLAVKVQYPGIAQSIDSDVDNVASLLKIAGLLPKELDIGPLLAAAKQQLHEEADYRREGEMMQAFAERLRDDDRFIVPELDTELNRDRVLVMSFEEGRPIETLADETQGTIDRIFTNLIELVASELFEFGLMQTDPNFANYRYRSDTEQIVLLDFGAARQIDPAIALSYRRLLMAGLAEDREQVREEAITAGFINPRAVERHPDRVDKAIDIIVTEMARQEKLDFGDRAFVPEIRDTVMPIAQDRESWHLPPAETLFVQRKVSGTALLGARLKARVDVRGIVEATFARTA, from the coding sequence ATGGCTGACGACACAGAAGATCCGCGCGACCGCCATCGCTCGGTGCCCTCATCCCGCGCGGGCCGACTGGCTGGCTTCACGCGCCTTGCCGGAGGGGTGGCCGGGGGCATGCTGAGCGAGGGAGCGCGGCGGCTCGCGGCGGGCGAGCGCCCCCGGATCGACCAGCTGATCCTGACACCGGGCAATGCAATGCGGCTTGCCGATCGCCTGTCGCATTTGCGCGGTGCGGCCATGAAGCTGGGTCAGATGATCTCTATGGACGCAGGAGATTTCCTGCCGCCGGAGCTGGCGGAGATACTTGCGCGCCTCCGCGAACGAGCCGACTTTATGCCGCCCCGCCAGCTCGACAAGGTCTTGAGTGCGGAATGGGGGAAGGACTGGCGACGGCAGTTCCGCCGGTTCGAGCCGCGCCCGATCGCTGCTGCATCCATCGGCCAGGTCCACCGCGCTTTGACACCAGACGGGCGGTCATTGGCGGTCAAAGTGCAATATCCCGGGATCGCCCAGAGTATCGATTCCGACGTCGACAATGTCGCCTCGCTGCTCAAGATCGCCGGGCTGCTTCCGAAGGAACTGGACATCGGCCCGCTTCTCGCGGCTGCCAAACAGCAATTGCACGAAGAGGCCGATTATCGGCGCGAAGGCGAGATGATGCAGGCTTTCGCCGAGCGCTTGCGCGATGACGACCGCTTCATAGTACCGGAGCTGGACACGGAGCTGAACCGCGACCGGGTCTTGGTGATGAGTTTCGAGGAAGGGCGTCCGATAGAAACTCTGGCCGATGAGACCCAAGGAACTATCGATCGCATCTTCACAAACCTAATCGAGCTGGTTGCCAGCGAATTGTTCGAATTCGGGCTGATGCAGACCGATCCGAATTTCGCCAATTACCGCTATCGCTCGGACACGGAACAGATCGTCCTGCTGGATTTCGGTGCGGCGCGGCAAATCGATCCGGCTATCGCCCTGTCCTACCGGCGCCTGCTGATGGCTGGGCTCGCCGAGGATCGCGAGCAGGTACGCGAAGAAGCCATCACAGCCGGCTTCATCAATCCTCGCGCGGTGGAACGTCACCCGGACCGGGTCGACAAGGCTATCGACATTATCGTGACCGAGATGGCCCGACAGGAAAAACTCGACTTCGGCGACCGCGCCTTTGTTCCCGAAATTCGCGATACCGTTATGCCGATCGCGCAGGATCGCGAGAGTTGGCACCTGCCGCCGGCGGAGACGCTCTTCGTCCAGCGCAAGGTCAGCGGCACGGCTCTGCTTGGCGCAAGGCTTAAAGCGCGGGTCGATGTGCGCGGTATCGTCGAAGCGACGTTTGCGAGGACTGCTTGA
- a CDS encoding alpha-ketoacid dehydrogenase subunit beta: MSETQTKDAPEKEQDVERRLNMIEAINDALDVSMAKDPDVVVMGEDVGYFGGVFRCTAGLQDKYGKTRVFDTPISECGIIAVAVGMGAYGLRPVPEIQFADYIYPGLDQLISEAARLRYRSAGEYIAPMTVRSPFGGGIFGGQTHSQSPEAIFTHVSGLKTVIPSTPYDAKGLLISAIEDNDPVIFFEPKRIYNGPFSGYYDKPAQPWKRFDESVVPEGHYSIPLGKARRVTEGDRVTILAYGTMVHVVEEVCKQKGVEADILDLRTLVPLDIEAIEASVERTGRCLIVHEATRTSGFGAELSALVTERCFYHLEAPVERVTGFDTPYPHSLEWAYFPGPIRIGEALDKILAE, from the coding sequence ATGAGCGAGACGCAGACCAAGGACGCGCCCGAAAAGGAGCAGGACGTGGAGCGCCGCCTGAACATGATCGAGGCGATCAACGACGCCCTCGATGTGTCGATGGCAAAGGATCCCGACGTCGTCGTGATGGGGGAAGACGTCGGCTATTTCGGCGGGGTCTTCCGCTGCACCGCGGGCCTGCAGGACAAATATGGCAAGACCCGCGTCTTCGACACGCCGATCTCCGAATGCGGCATCATTGCAGTGGCGGTGGGCATGGGTGCCTATGGCTTGCGACCGGTGCCGGAAATCCAGTTTGCCGACTATATCTATCCCGGCCTCGACCAACTGATCTCCGAGGCGGCGCGGCTGCGCTATCGCTCGGCGGGCGAATATATTGCGCCGATGACCGTTCGCTCGCCGTTCGGCGGAGGTATTTTCGGTGGGCAGACGCATAGCCAGAGCCCAGAGGCGATCTTCACCCATGTTTCGGGCCTCAAGACGGTGATCCCGTCAACGCCCTATGACGCCAAAGGCCTGCTGATTAGCGCGATCGAAGACAACGACCCAGTCATCTTCTTCGAGCCAAAGCGCATCTATAACGGGCCGTTCTCCGGCTATTACGACAAGCCCGCGCAGCCGTGGAAGCGGTTCGACGAAAGCGTCGTGCCGGAAGGGCACTACAGCATCCCGCTCGGCAAAGCGCGGCGCGTGACAGAAGGCGATCGCGTCACGATCCTCGCCTATGGCACCATGGTCCATGTGGTCGAAGAGGTGTGCAAGCAAAAAGGCGTCGAAGCCGACATTCTCGACCTGCGCACGCTTGTCCCGCTGGACATCGAGGCGATCGAGGCATCGGTCGAGCGCACCGGGCGCTGCTTGATCGTTCACGAGGCAACGCGCACCAGCGGGTTCGGCGCGGAACTTTCCGCGTTGGTTACCGAACGGTGTTTCTATCACCTCGAAGCGCCGGTCGAGCGTGTGACCGGCTTCGACACACCTTATCCCCACAGCCTCGAATGGGCGTATTTCCCGGGTCCGATCCGTATCGGCGAGGCCCTCGACAAGATTCTGGCGGAGTAA